The Shewanella zhangzhouensis genome has a window encoding:
- a CDS encoding GGDEF domain-containing protein, with amino-acid sequence MIYSFRNSGFRDPETGVYNQTYFMEVFNREWHRHIRDNQSLALLYLYPHIRETRKHPGLMELFSKELEKALLRSSDLIARMSNECFALGLFNIDIDGTAVVANRIEENIKGFIKGFDKDPSIQMNYKLAACLCAPNRDKRIEKLFINTEAMAQTLALERDKHSVVGNLQ; translated from the coding sequence ATGATTTATTCGTTTAGAAATTCCGGATTCAGGGATCCAGAAACGGGCGTCTACAATCAAACCTACTTTATGGAAGTCTTTAACCGGGAATGGCACAGACATATCCGCGACAATCAAAGTCTGGCCCTATTGTATCTATACCCCCACATTCGTGAAACAAGAAAACACCCAGGTCTGATGGAGCTTTTCAGTAAAGAGTTGGAGAAGGCTTTACTCCGTTCCAGCGATTTGATTGCCCGTATGAGTAATGAATGCTTTGCCCTTGGGCTCTTTAACATCGATATAGACGGCACGGCTGTCGTGGCAAACCGCATTGAAGAAAACATCAAGGGCTTTATTAAAGGGTTCGATAAAGACCCGAGTATCCAGATGAACTACAAGCTTGCCGCCTGTCTCTGTGCGCCTAACAGGGACAAACGCATAGAAAAGCTATTTATCAACACAGAAGCTATGGCCCAAACCTTGGCGCTGGAAAGAGACAAACACAGTGTCGTGGGAAACCTGCAATAA
- a CDS encoding DUF885 domain-containing protein, whose product MQKTLLAMVVASVFVLSGCSQENTAALPGANVDAQGSAAVPTEETAQSRYLAMVDSYFKDYLKLEPIYATFFGVNDYNAEFGGDLSDDYLKARHDFNTHYLAQARKIDKSALPADLQLSYDLFVYDRNMALVDETFPARFLPMNQFYSTVITMIQLGSGEAAQPFVTKQDYLNWESRVDGFIAWLDRAQARMNEGMASKVVLPRILVERMIPQFTAQQAADAKDSIFYAPVKSLPESFTEQDKADIEARYQAMIAQRLLPAMAKMEGFLKNTYLPAARATDGWSGLPNGKAWYQHLANLHTTTDKSVDEIHETGLNEVARILSEMDKVRQQVGFEGDLKAFFASLSSEPQYFFTERQGLIDGYMALKDTINQVLPQYFNVMPKADYVVKPVESFREQSAAGASYESPAVDGSRPGVFYINTYNLKAQPKWGMTTLSLHEAAPGHHFQIAIKQELTGVPEFQRFSGYTAFEEGWALYAEYLGIEMGLFSDPYQYFGKLSDEMLRAMRLVVDTGLHAKGWSREQAIQYMKDNSPMAESDIIAEVERYMAIPGQALSYKVGQLKILELRADAEKRLGDKFSLPAFHDQILTSGSLPMAVMEQKVDRWVKSQL is encoded by the coding sequence ATGCAAAAAACGTTATTGGCAATGGTAGTGGCTTCGGTATTCGTGCTGTCGGGTTGTTCTCAGGAAAATACAGCCGCGTTACCGGGCGCAAACGTTGATGCACAGGGCAGCGCTGCAGTCCCCACTGAGGAAACAGCGCAGAGCCGCTACTTGGCCATGGTAGACAGTTACTTTAAGGATTACCTTAAGCTCGAGCCGATTTATGCCACGTTTTTTGGGGTAAACGATTATAACGCCGAGTTTGGTGGCGATCTGTCTGACGACTACCTAAAAGCCCGCCACGACTTTAATACCCACTATCTGGCACAGGCCAGAAAGATAGACAAGTCGGCGTTACCCGCGGATTTGCAGCTCTCCTATGACTTGTTTGTTTACGACCGCAACATGGCGCTGGTCGATGAAACTTTCCCCGCTCGTTTCCTGCCCATGAATCAGTTTTACAGTACCGTTATCACCATGATCCAGTTGGGCAGCGGTGAGGCTGCGCAGCCGTTTGTGACCAAACAGGATTACCTCAACTGGGAGTCAAGGGTAGACGGCTTTATCGCCTGGCTTGACCGTGCACAGGCGCGCATGAATGAAGGTATGGCCAGCAAGGTAGTTCTGCCACGCATACTGGTAGAGCGGATGATCCCGCAGTTCACTGCCCAGCAGGCCGCAGATGCCAAAGACAGTATTTTTTATGCCCCGGTAAAATCCCTGCCAGAGTCCTTCACTGAGCAGGACAAAGCGGACATTGAAGCGCGTTACCAGGCGATGATTGCCCAGCGCCTGCTGCCGGCAATGGCTAAAATGGAAGGCTTCCTGAAAAACACGTATCTGCCTGCAGCCCGCGCGACAGACGGTTGGTCAGGGCTACCTAACGGTAAGGCCTGGTATCAACACCTGGCTAACCTGCATACCACTACCGATAAGTCCGTCGATGAAATTCATGAGACTGGCCTTAACGAAGTCGCCCGCATTTTGTCCGAAATGGATAAGGTTCGGCAGCAGGTCGGCTTCGAAGGCGACCTTAAGGCCTTTTTTGCGTCGCTTTCAAGCGAGCCTCAGTATTTCTTTACTGAGCGTCAGGGGTTAATTGACGGCTATATGGCGCTCAAAGACACAATCAATCAGGTGCTGCCTCAGTATTTTAACGTCATGCCAAAGGCTGATTACGTCGTCAAACCCGTTGAGTCCTTCCGGGAGCAATCGGCAGCGGGTGCCTCCTATGAATCGCCGGCGGTGGATGGCAGCCGTCCGGGGGTGTTCTATATCAACACCTATAACCTGAAGGCCCAGCCAAAGTGGGGTATGACCACCCTGTCACTGCACGAGGCGGCCCCAGGCCACCACTTCCAGATTGCCATCAAGCAAGAGCTGACTGGTGTGCCCGAATTCCAGCGCTTCAGTGGTTATACTGCCTTTGAAGAGGGCTGGGCACTGTATGCCGAGTATTTGGGTATCGAGATGGGGCTCTTCAGCGACCCTTACCAATACTTTGGTAAGCTTTCGGATGAGATGCTCCGCGCTATGCGCCTGGTGGTGGATACAGGGTTGCACGCCAAGGGCTGGAGCCGCGAGCAGGCCATTCAATATATGAAAGACAATTCGCCCATGGCCGAATCTGACATCATTGCCGAAGTAGAACGTTATATGGCCATCCCAGGCCAGGCGCTGTCTTATAAGGTCGGTCAGCTTAAGATCCTGGAACTGAGAGCCGATGCTGAAAAGCGCCTGGGTGATAAGTTCAGCCTGCCGGCTTTTCACGATCAGATCCTCACTTCAGGTTCGCTGCCAATGGCAGTGATGGAACAAAAGGTCGACCGTTGGGTTAAAAGCCAGCTGTAA
- a CDS encoding GNAT family N-acetyltransferase, which yields MHIELFTNRLKLRTLVPDDKANFVAMQTDAGVNRFVRVCESLPQVEAKFEARLLPWEFESGEWLTLVIETLEGDFVGYTGFHQDCALSRRAEVGYMLSPAMSGRGFATEATRAVIDWGVHLFNIHKFVAWCSEQNLGSRAVLERLGFQLEGMLKKHSLIGDEWHNDCVYGLLADDRGDVN from the coding sequence GTGCATATTGAGCTTTTCACCAACCGCCTGAAACTCAGAACCCTCGTCCCCGACGACAAAGCCAATTTTGTTGCCATGCAAACCGATGCTGGCGTAAACCGATTTGTGCGGGTGTGCGAGAGCCTGCCTCAGGTGGAGGCCAAGTTTGAAGCCCGGTTGCTGCCCTGGGAGTTTGAGAGCGGCGAGTGGCTTACTCTGGTGATTGAAACCCTTGAGGGCGACTTTGTTGGTTACACCGGATTTCATCAGGACTGCGCGCTGTCGAGGCGTGCCGAAGTAGGCTATATGTTGAGTCCGGCGATGTCCGGCAGGGGTTTTGCCACCGAGGCCACCCGCGCCGTTATCGATTGGGGTGTTCACCTTTTTAATATTCATAAATTTGTCGCCTGGTGCAGCGAGCAGAACCTTGGCTCACGTGCCGTGCTTGAGCGACTGGGATTTCAGCTCGAGGGTATGCTCAAAAAACACAGCCTTATCGGCGATGAATGGCACAACGACTGCGTTTATGGTCTGTTGGCCGATGATCGCGGCGATGTAAATTAA
- a CDS encoding energy transducer TonB — MLRALVSIIIGALVTFGLFWFMAALVGGGAQRADTSSETPVIEITMDRQDAKAQNKPRVVPKPPPPPEQPPKPDTTPPDTSSNIDTGLTFNMGGLESGGASTGLKLGNMMTRDGDATPIVRIEPQYPIAAARDGKEGWVQLRFTINEIGGVDDVEVIAAEPKRVFDKEAIRALKKWKYKPKVVDGQAQKQPGMTVQLDFKLDKGGK, encoded by the coding sequence ATGTTGAGAGCACTAGTATCTATCATTATTGGTGCTTTGGTGACATTTGGTTTGTTCTGGTTCATGGCTGCCTTGGTGGGGGGCGGTGCTCAACGCGCCGATACCTCCTCCGAAACCCCGGTGATTGAAATCACCATGGACAGGCAGGATGCGAAAGCGCAGAACAAACCAAGGGTGGTCCCAAAGCCACCCCCACCACCAGAGCAACCGCCTAAGCCGGATACAACGCCACCAGACACATCGAGTAATATCGATACTGGCCTGACCTTTAACATGGGTGGGCTTGAGTCAGGCGGTGCCAGCACAGGGCTTAAATTGGGCAACATGATGACACGTGACGGTGATGCAACACCTATCGTGCGGATTGAACCCCAATACCCGATTGCTGCGGCTCGCGACGGTAAGGAAGGTTGGGTACAACTGCGCTTCACCATCAACGAGATTGGTGGTGTGGATGACGTAGAAGTTATCGCTGCAGAACCCAAGCGCGTATTCGATAAAGAAGCGATTCGTGCGCTGAAAAAGTGGAAGTACAAGCCTAAAGTTGTTGATGGCCAAGCCCAGAAGCAACCCGGCATGACTGTACAACTGGACTTTAAACTGGATAAAGGAGGCAAATAA
- a CDS encoding 2OG-Fe(II) oxygenase family protein, producing MNTQQVFISGVQLFQAGNFSGASQCFSTVVQQTPHHLDAHFLLAQCRRKLNDLEGAEKILRWLLSVRRNPEYLITLANINIAKQAWTDAETQLRDAIKLQPSFDAWVNLGRLYFMLEDWPQAKVALQQSLILRPNDVSSLISLIECYRRLGEVEQATSELKRLAQKPDINPNQLYKIAFLLHSLNHNQQAFDLLRFRIPVAGFNDGLMGLLFKIVLQHENIDGAKEFISGMLSVPSIKRRALDLLFRLEWESGQDSAFIHYESALKSTPSADVLEDYLRKLIKCGRFDFAYQQLTELNQGQFKSPALQFLKAFIVCELGYFNEALTEINELIAQQPEDGQFIEQKVKTLLLMKRTDEAFALMQARLKLPDVKQGTYALYASVLKLSGREQEYRRLYDFDKHINCIQIDLASNDLHERLKQKLTGMHSANRQPFEQSLRGGSQTTGHFFESYDPDVQDLKERLMEQLAGLFSRVDFSSSAPLSSLKMDEFIITDSWSVLLNDTHFHANHFHNAGDLSACLYLDVSGVNSRPGEGWIKFGEAGLGDWVQDSPDYCVKPDTGLLVVFPSYMWHGTTPFRSDKQRMTIAFDLRFSRD from the coding sequence ATGAATACGCAACAGGTGTTTATCTCTGGAGTGCAACTCTTTCAGGCAGGAAATTTCTCTGGGGCTAGCCAGTGTTTTTCGACGGTCGTGCAGCAGACTCCGCACCATTTGGATGCGCATTTCCTACTGGCGCAGTGCCGCCGAAAGCTGAACGACCTGGAGGGGGCCGAAAAAATACTTCGCTGGTTACTGTCAGTCAGAAGAAATCCCGAGTATCTGATAACGTTGGCGAATATAAACATTGCAAAACAGGCGTGGACTGACGCAGAAACACAACTGCGCGATGCGATTAAGCTACAGCCTTCATTCGATGCCTGGGTGAATCTCGGCAGGCTTTACTTTATGTTGGAAGATTGGCCACAAGCAAAAGTTGCTTTGCAGCAATCCCTTATTCTCCGCCCGAATGATGTGAGCTCGCTTATTTCGCTGATAGAATGCTACAGAAGATTGGGGGAGGTTGAACAAGCCACTTCCGAGCTGAAGCGTCTGGCTCAAAAACCCGATATCAATCCTAATCAACTCTATAAAATCGCTTTTTTGCTGCATTCCCTGAATCACAATCAACAGGCCTTCGATCTGCTGCGATTCCGAATTCCGGTTGCGGGCTTTAATGACGGTTTGATGGGACTGCTGTTCAAGATTGTATTGCAACACGAAAACATCGACGGCGCTAAGGAGTTTATCTCCGGCATGTTGAGCGTCCCATCTATCAAGCGAAGAGCCCTTGATTTGCTGTTTCGACTTGAATGGGAAAGCGGGCAGGATTCTGCCTTTATCCATTATGAATCAGCACTTAAAAGTACTCCTTCAGCAGATGTTCTTGAAGACTATCTAAGAAAGCTGATTAAATGTGGCCGCTTCGACTTTGCCTATCAACAACTAACCGAGTTAAATCAAGGGCAATTCAAGAGTCCAGCCCTTCAATTTCTTAAAGCGTTTATTGTCTGTGAGTTAGGGTATTTTAATGAAGCCCTGACCGAGATTAATGAGCTCATCGCACAGCAACCCGAAGATGGACAATTCATTGAACAGAAGGTTAAGACACTGCTGTTGATGAAAAGGACTGATGAGGCTTTTGCCCTGATGCAAGCCCGTTTGAAACTACCGGATGTTAAGCAGGGGACGTATGCGCTCTATGCCAGCGTATTAAAATTGAGTGGTAGGGAACAGGAATATCGACGATTGTACGATTTCGATAAGCATATCAACTGTATTCAGATTGACTTGGCATCGAATGACCTCCATGAACGGCTCAAGCAAAAACTGACTGGAATGCATAGTGCCAATCGGCAACCCTTTGAACAATCCCTGCGTGGAGGAAGTCAGACCACTGGCCATTTTTTCGAAAGCTATGACCCTGATGTTCAAGATCTGAAAGAAAGGTTGATGGAGCAGTTGGCCGGGCTGTTCTCACGTGTAGATTTCAGTTCATCCGCTCCGTTGAGTTCGTTAAAAATGGATGAATTCATTATCACAGATTCCTGGTCAGTCCTGCTCAACGACACTCACTTTCATGCTAATCATTTTCATAATGCCGGCGATCTCAGTGCCTGCCTGTATTTGGATGTATCCGGGGTGAACAGCCGACCGGGGGAAGGCTGGATAAAATTTGGGGAGGCGGGACTGGGAGATTGGGTGCAGGATAGCCCCGACTACTGTGTTAAGCCAGACACCGGGCTTTTGGTAGTATTTCCCTCTTATATGTGGCACGGAACTACCCCGTTCCGGAGTGACAAACAGCGGATGACAATCGCTTTTGATCTGCGCTTTTCAAGAGACTGA
- a CDS encoding ribonuclease E inhibitor RraB produces MHFPEDDNGQMLKAMHESGIDLTKPLDVDFFLVFDDRRDAESALEDLTAQAAEGEVELNFNEELDKWELIVCINMLPEYDALVAKEVELNTFAGQFDGQSDGWGVMQHQEGDDEFMDDEDDDHDHHCGPGCNH; encoded by the coding sequence ATGCATTTTCCAGAAGATGATAACGGCCAGATGCTCAAAGCCATGCACGAATCGGGTATCGATTTGACCAAGCCATTGGACGTGGACTTTTTCCTGGTGTTTGACGACAGGCGCGACGCCGAGTCAGCTCTTGAAGATTTGACCGCTCAGGCTGCCGAAGGCGAAGTGGAGCTCAATTTCAATGAAGAGCTCGACAAGTGGGAACTGATTGTGTGCATCAATATGCTGCCGGAGTACGATGCACTGGTGGCCAAAGAAGTCGAACTCAATACCTTTGCCGGCCAGTTTGATGGCCAGAGTGATGGCTGGGGCGTTATGCAGCATCAGGAAGGCGACGATGAGTTTATGGACGACGAAGATGATGACCATGACCATCACTGTGGTCCGGGTTGTAATCACTGA
- a CDS encoding MotA/TolQ/ExbB proton channel family protein, with the protein MMLFLMDVWDSVRGFMATGGDVLWLVAVVLFLMWVLMLERFWYLNWIAPKQHLAIIASWEAREETTSWYAHRIREAWVSQAKQDMNARMLMIKTLVALCPMIGLLGTVTGMITVFDVMAVQGTSNARMMAAGISQATMPTMAGMVAALSGVFFSTRLDAKMRISLERLKDSLPHH; encoded by the coding sequence ATGATGCTATTCCTGATGGATGTATGGGATTCCGTCAGGGGCTTCATGGCCACCGGAGGCGACGTCCTCTGGCTTGTAGCGGTAGTGTTGTTTCTCATGTGGGTGTTGATGTTGGAGCGCTTTTGGTACCTTAACTGGATAGCACCAAAGCAGCATCTGGCGATCATCGCCTCATGGGAAGCCAGGGAAGAAACCACTTCCTGGTATGCACACCGTATCCGTGAAGCTTGGGTATCCCAAGCGAAGCAAGATATGAACGCACGTATGCTGATGATCAAGACTCTCGTGGCACTTTGTCCCATGATCGGTCTGCTCGGTACCGTAACAGGTATGATCACAGTGTTCGATGTGATGGCAGTACAGGGCACCAGTAACGCTCGTATGATGGCGGCTGGTATTTCTCAGGCCACCATGCCAACGATGGCAGGGATGGTTGCGGCACTGTCCGGGGTATTCTTCAGTACCCGTCTGGATGCCAAGATGAGAATTAGCCTTGAGCGACTGAAAGACAGTCTGCCTCACCACTAA
- a CDS encoding MotA/TolQ/ExbB proton channel family protein yields MKKLISTAVVAASLSLTAGMVSAADAPKTIDQLLQQVKTERAAEGKVNAKREAEFKAERGDKASLLQREKSALAAEKQRGQDLNQAFIDNERKIAQLEEDLKTAQGDLGEMFGVVKGEAGDFAGKLVGSNVSAQYPKRDVFIADLGSRKQLPKIEELEKFWQEQLFEMAESGKVVKFEAAVTDIDGNVVNTTVHRIGSFNLTADGKYVVYNPELGLIQQLSAQPEGYQVAPIAKWEATTSGAAKLYIDPARGTLLNIFTQKASFQDRIEAGGVIGYIIIGLLALGLLIGLERLLTLFVIGSKVKSQAKNVANPGNNALGRILKVYQDNKDADVETLELKLDEAILKETPAIETRISIIKVLAAIAPMMGLLGTVTGMIATFQSIQLFGTGDPKLMAGGISMALVTTVQGLVAALPLMLVHAIVVARSKTIVQTLEEQSAGIIAEHAEKRAN; encoded by the coding sequence ATGAAGAAGTTAATTTCTACCGCCGTTGTTGCGGCCAGTCTGTCACTCACTGCCGGTATGGTTAGTGCTGCTGACGCGCCAAAGACTATTGATCAACTGCTTCAGCAAGTTAAAACTGAGCGTGCCGCTGAAGGTAAAGTAAATGCCAAGCGCGAAGCTGAGTTCAAAGCTGAGCGTGGCGACAAAGCTTCTCTGCTGCAGCGTGAAAAATCTGCCCTGGCTGCCGAAAAGCAGCGTGGCCAAGACCTGAACCAGGCCTTTATCGACAACGAGCGTAAAATTGCTCAGCTCGAAGAAGACCTGAAAACCGCTCAGGGTGACCTGGGTGAAATGTTCGGTGTGGTTAAAGGTGAAGCCGGTGACTTCGCTGGTAAGCTGGTAGGCTCTAACGTATCTGCTCAGTACCCTAAGCGTGACGTGTTCATAGCTGATCTGGGTTCTCGCAAGCAGCTACCAAAAATTGAAGAACTGGAAAAGTTCTGGCAAGAACAGCTGTTCGAAATGGCTGAGTCTGGCAAAGTGGTTAAGTTTGAAGCTGCTGTAACCGACATCGACGGTAACGTAGTTAACACCACTGTACACCGTATCGGTTCTTTCAACCTGACTGCCGATGGCAAGTATGTGGTTTACAACCCAGAACTGGGGCTGATCCAACAGCTGTCTGCTCAGCCTGAAGGTTACCAGGTTGCGCCAATCGCTAAGTGGGAAGCCACTACCAGCGGTGCTGCCAAACTGTACATCGACCCTGCTCGCGGTACTCTGCTGAACATCTTCACCCAGAAAGCCTCTTTCCAAGATCGTATCGAAGCCGGTGGCGTGATTGGTTACATCATCATCGGTCTGCTGGCCCTGGGTCTGCTGATTGGTCTTGAGCGTCTGCTGACTCTGTTCGTGATTGGTTCTAAAGTTAAATCTCAGGCCAAGAACGTAGCTAACCCAGGCAACAACGCGCTGGGCCGTATCCTGAAAGTGTATCAGGATAACAAAGATGCCGACGTTGAAACTCTGGAACTGAAACTGGATGAAGCCATCCTGAAAGAAACTCCAGCAATCGAGACTCGTATCTCTATCATCAAAGTACTGGCCGCTATCGCTCCTATGATGGGTCTGCTGGGTACCGTAACCGGTATGATTGCAACCTTCCAGAGCATCCAGCTGTTCGGTACTGGCGATCCAAAACTGATGGCCGGCGGTATCTCTATGGCACTGGTAACTACCGTTCAAGGTCTGGTTGCTGCTCTGCCTCTGATGCTGGTTCACGCTATCGTTGTGGCTCGCAGCAAGACCATCGTTCAAACTCTGGAAGAACAGAGTGCAGGTATCATTGCTGAACACGCTGAGAAGAGGGCTAACTAA
- a CDS encoding RNA-binding S4 domain-containing protein, which translates to MSGSASSLTLHAGEDYIELYKVLKVEGMTGDGAEAKRVIAEGMVLVNGEVETRKRKKLVAGDSVTFNGETVQILAG; encoded by the coding sequence TTGAGCGGTTCAGCATCCAGCCTCACCCTGCATGCGGGTGAAGACTATATCGAGCTTTATAAAGTACTTAAGGTAGAAGGCATGACCGGAGACGGCGCCGAAGCCAAGCGTGTCATTGCCGAAGGCATGGTATTGGTAAACGGAGAAGTGGAAACCCGCAAGCGTAAGAAACTGGTTGCCGGTGACTCGGTCACCTTCAATGGCGAAACCGTCCAGATCCTGGCGGGTTAA
- a CDS encoding ExbD/TolR family protein has product MARKKHSSVDEEAQIDMTPMLDIVFIMLIFFIVTTSFVKPSGLDYNKPPAAQATKKPSANIFIGVSKTGVIMMENRQVDIERVTANVERMLAEAPEASVLIQADKEAQHGIVVKVLDQVKAAGIDKIAVSAGND; this is encoded by the coding sequence ATGGCTCGTAAAAAGCATTCCAGCGTAGACGAGGAAGCTCAAATCGACATGACCCCGATGCTCGACATCGTGTTCATCATGCTGATCTTCTTCATCGTAACTACTTCGTTCGTGAAGCCATCTGGTTTGGACTACAACAAGCCTCCGGCAGCACAAGCGACTAAAAAGCCTTCAGCAAACATCTTTATTGGTGTGAGCAAGACTGGCGTCATCATGATGGAAAACCGTCAGGTTGACATCGAGCGTGTGACTGCAAACGTTGAGCGTATGTTGGCGGAAGCACCAGAAGCCTCTGTTCTGATCCAGGCAGACAAAGAAGCCCAACACGGCATCGTTGTTAAAGTTCTGGACCAGGTGAAGGCTGCCGGTATAGACAAGATCGCAGTATCTGCGGGGAACGACTAA
- a CDS encoding peptidylprolyl isomerase, with product MVRATARHLLVSSQEQCEVLKKLIEGGADFADIAREHSACPSGSQGGELGSFGPGMMVREFDEVVFSAPLHVVQGPVKTQFGYHLLEVTSRG from the coding sequence ATGGTTCGTGCAACCGCCAGACATCTTCTGGTTAGCTCGCAAGAACAATGCGAAGTACTGAAAAAACTCATCGAAGGTGGTGCGGATTTCGCCGACATCGCCAGAGAGCATTCTGCCTGTCCTTCAGGTAGCCAGGGTGGCGAGTTGGGCTCTTTTGGCCCGGGGATGATGGTGCGGGAATTCGATGAAGTGGTGTTTTCTGCCCCGCTGCATGTGGTGCAGGGGCCGGTAAAAACCCAGTTTGGCTATCACCTGTTGGAAGTGACCAGTCGGGGATGA
- a CDS encoding DUF3450 domain-containing protein translates to MSKVSNRTKIATALVGALALAGSNLVVADPLKEVQNADAQIHADAAASQKKVDSYFDQAQDMLFEYGSVADEREALKAYNDYLASLVADQEKTMKSIQDDINGVDKLRQGVVPLMFKMVESLEQFVALDLPFNTEARKERVENLKNLLSTAEVTLAEKYRLILDAYSIEREYGTFVAVTTGKLNLDGKEVLVDFFNLGRVALYAQSLDQKTGWMYNSETKGWDKLEDSHLRELTKGIRIARKQGALDLFALPIPAAETAK, encoded by the coding sequence ATGTCCAAGGTAAGCAATAGAACCAAAATCGCTACTGCACTCGTTGGCGCGTTGGCTCTGGCCGGCAGCAACCTGGTGGTTGCAGACCCTCTGAAAGAGGTTCAAAACGCCGACGCCCAGATCCACGCCGATGCTGCTGCATCTCAGAAGAAAGTAGACAGCTACTTTGATCAAGCTCAGGACATGCTGTTTGAATACGGCTCTGTCGCTGATGAGCGTGAGGCTCTGAAAGCCTACAATGACTATCTGGCGTCTCTGGTTGCAGACCAGGAAAAGACCATGAAGTCTATTCAAGATGACATCAACGGTGTTGATAAACTGCGTCAGGGCGTAGTGCCTTTGATGTTTAAGATGGTTGAGTCACTGGAGCAGTTTGTTGCTCTGGACCTGCCATTCAACACTGAAGCTCGTAAAGAGCGTGTTGAAAATCTGAAAAACCTGCTCAGCACTGCTGAAGTTACCTTGGCCGAAAAATATCGTCTGATCCTTGATGCATACAGCATCGAGCGTGAGTACGGTACTTTCGTTGCAGTTACTACTGGTAAGCTGAACCTGGATGGTAAGGAAGTTCTGGTTGACTTCTTCAACCTGGGTCGTGTTGCTCTGTACGCTCAGAGCTTGGACCAGAAAACCGGTTGGATGTACAACTCAGAAACCAAAGGTTGGGACAAGCTGGAAGACAGCCACCTGCGTGAGCTGACCAAAGGCATCCGTATCGCCCGTAAACAAGGCGCTCTTGACCTCTTTGCGTTACCAATCCCAGCTGCGGAGACTGCAAAATAA
- a CDS encoding tetratricopeptide repeat protein: MRQVKLASALLLSLTAGALVMPVAQAAEKCPMEKRQSRAVGETVGKKVQKSFEAYTNGQVDEAIAILLEANAKGDFDKAYVARMLGNFYAEKGKMDTAIKYMKQAVEADVLGGTDHAASMKLYADLLIQEKKWKEAIAIYYKWMDFACKTDDPVVYRRIGIAYSELKQWDKVLEVADQGLSHAKEPDKNLYQMKLTAYFEKKQYKNAVKVLETMVPLFQDDKRLWIQLAQFYLLTEDFPRSLQTYDLSYRNGFLKEDAGSLVRYSQLLASQGSPYRAATIMEKFMKAGVIESNAKHYEQLAGFFQNSKEIEKAAEYYGKAAEEKKDGKLFLKQGRMLALAEKYSAAVPALEKSLDAGIPNPGEAHFELALIHLQLKQYKSAYSRAKLAAQDKKTERSAKSYISYIQEKARINNVTL, from the coding sequence ATGCGTCAAGTTAAACTTGCCAGCGCTTTGCTGCTGTCCTTGACTGCCGGTGCCCTGGTAATGCCAGTGGCACAGGCCGCCGAAAAATGTCCGATGGAAAAGCGTCAGTCACGAGCGGTTGGCGAGACTGTGGGTAAAAAGGTCCAAAAGTCCTTTGAAGCCTACACCAATGGCCAAGTCGACGAGGCAATCGCCATTTTGCTCGAAGCCAATGCCAAAGGCGACTTCGACAAGGCATATGTTGCCCGTATGTTGGGTAACTTTTATGCCGAGAAAGGCAAAATGGATACTGCCATCAAGTACATGAAACAGGCCGTTGAGGCTGATGTACTGGGTGGTACTGACCATGCGGCTTCCATGAAGTTGTATGCCGATCTGCTCATCCAGGAGAAGAAGTGGAAAGAGGCAATCGCCATTTACTACAAGTGGATGGATTTTGCCTGTAAGACTGATGATCCTGTGGTGTATCGCCGTATCGGTATTGCCTACAGCGAACTGAAGCAGTGGGATAAGGTATTGGAAGTGGCAGACCAAGGTTTGTCGCACGCCAAGGAGCCGGACAAAAACCTGTACCAGATGAAGCTGACTGCTTACTTCGAGAAGAAGCAGTACAAGAACGCTGTCAAGGTACTGGAAACCATGGTCCCCTTGTTCCAGGACGACAAACGCTTGTGGATCCAGTTGGCGCAGTTCTACCTGCTGACCGAAGACTTCCCGCGCTCATTGCAGACTTATGACCTGAGTTATCGCAATGGCTTCCTGAAGGAAGATGCAGGCAGTTTGGTTCGATACTCTCAGCTGTTGGCGAGTCAGGGCTCACCTTATCGCGCTGCCACCATCATGGAAAAATTCATGAAGGCAGGTGTGATTGAGTCCAACGCCAAGCACTATGAGCAGCTCGCAGGCTTCTTCCAGAACTCCAAAGAGATCGAAAAAGCGGCTGAATACTACGGTAAAGCGGCAGAAGAAAAGAAAGACGGCAAGCTGTTCCTCAAGCAGGGACGCATGTTGGCACTGGCTGAGAAATATTCTGCAGCCGTTCCAGCTCTGGAGAAATCTCTGGATGCCGGTATTCCCAACCCAGGCGAAGCGCACTTCGAGCTGGCGTTGATTCATCTGCAACTGAAACAGTACAAGTCTGCTTACTCACGGGCTAAGCTGGCCGCTCAGGACAAGAAAACTGAGCGCAGTGCCAAGAGCTACATCTCTTATATTCAAGAGAAAGCACGTATCAACAACGTGACGCTCTAA